A window from Drosophila nasuta strain 15112-1781.00 chromosome 3, ASM2355853v1, whole genome shotgun sequence encodes these proteins:
- the LOC132792000 gene encoding putative inorganic phosphate cotransporter yields MSSETADKGPIIGIRHLQATLLFLCICVNYIGRNNVSVALVAMTNAATTNPDFPEYDWTEVQKSYILSSFYWGYVITQFPAGFLVRRIGAKNVLMICTVMTTVLSALTPYFISWGGWEAFCVLRVSVGLSQGLMFPGLLAHIAKWSPPKDRNRIGVITYAGAACGLLLAMAISGLIAEGPMGWPGIYYITAGLCGVWCILWLVLAADNAPSSRWITRAECELIERSMQRTDGFHAQKIPIPWRAIWTSVPFYALLTVSASQSWSGSTMNQQTPAYMRGVLDMDIKSNALYSALPYLAMWGMSFVYLIIADLIMAKKWMTLNMMRKSLNTVSSWGPAALLVWIGFLDKEQTTLAIALMTIKSGIGAGDGLGSIITVIDMSPNHAGMVMAIVNGLSTILSLLTPLVVGVVVTDTSSRVQWQIIFGLTAAILFVGNLVYIIWGSTDLQRWDAVDFLKPRDVERSPSELKSSSKQAKDVPSKQLEY; encoded by the exons ATGAGTTCAGAAACTGCTGATAAAg GTCCGATTATTGGCATAAGACATCTGCAGGCTACGCTGCTCTTCTTGTGCATTTGCGTCAATTATATTGGTCGAAATAATGTCAGCGTTGCTCTTGTGGCCATGACAAACGCGGCAACCACCAATCCAGACTTTCCG GAATATGACTGGACTGAGGTACAAAAATCGTATATCCTCTCAAGCTTCTACTGGGGTTATGTTATCACCCAGTTTCCTGCTGGATTTTTGGTGCGTCGCATTGGTGCGAAGAATGTGTTGATGATTTGCACTGTGATGACTACTGTGCTGAGCGCTCTGACACCTTACTTCATCAGCTGGGGCGGCTGGGAGGCATTCTGCGTGCTGCGCGTCAGTGTGGGATTATCCCAGGGTCTCATGTTTCCCGGACTACTGGCGCACATAGCCAAGTGGTCGCCGCCAAAGGATCGCAATAGGATTGGCGTTATCACGTATGCGGGCGCCGCGTGTGGCTTACTCTTGGCCATGGCAATAAGTGGACTGATTGCCGAGGGTCCGATGGGTTGGCCGGGTATCTATTATATTACTGCCGGCCTTTGTGGTGTATGGTGCATACTTTGGCTTGTGCTGGCCGCTGACAATGCACCCAGCTCGCGATGGATTACGCGAGCGGAGTGCGAGTTAATCGAGCGTTCGATGCAGCGCACAGATGGATTCCATGCCCAGAAGATACCGATACCGTGGCGTGCCATTTGGACATCGGTGCCCTTCTATGCGCTGCTCACAGTGAGCGCTTCGCAAAGCTGGAGCGGTTCAACGATGAATCAACAAACGCCCGCGTATATGCGTGGTGTACTCGATATGGATATCAAGAGCAATGCGTTGTACTCGGCGCTGCCGTATTTGGCCATGTGGGGCATGTCCTTTGTGTACTTGATCATCGCGGATTTAATTATGGCCAAGAAATGGATGACGCTGAACATGATGCGCAAGTCGCTTAATACGGTGTCATCCTGGGGACCGGCTGCCCTGCTGGTTTGGATTGGTTTCCTGGACAAGGAGCAGACGACATTGGCAATTGCACTGATGACCATCAAGTCGGGAATTGGTGCGGGTGACGGGCTTGGCAGTATCATCACCGTTATCGACATGTCGCCCAATCACGCTGGCATGGTTATGGCTATTGTGAATGGCTTATCAACAATATTGTCGCTGCTTACGCCGCTTGTGGTGGGCGTCGTTGTCACCGATACC AGTTCTCGCGTTCAGTGGCAAATTATATTCGGCTTGACGGCAGCTATTCTATTTGTTGGAAATCTGGTTTACATTATTTGGGGATCAACAGATCTGCAGCGTTGGGATGCTGTCGACTTTTTAAAGCCACGCGATGTGGAAAGAAGTCCAAGTGAATTGAAGTCATCATCAAAACAGGCGAAGGACGTGCCGAGCAAACAACTTGAGTATTAG